Sequence from the Rhodococcus jostii RHA1 genome:
CCAGCGCACCCTCGACGACGGATTCGGCGGTGACGAGGCGGCGTTCAAGCGGGTCAACCCACTCGATCTGATGGCGTCGAAGCAGTACCCGGATTCGGCCGGGGTCTTCGTGATCGGCAGCGACGACGACGCCTACAAGCCGGGGGCCCAGAAGGTCTATCAGGCCGCGAAGAACGCGGGCATGGACGTGCAGTACGTGGAAGTGCCGGGCGGGCACAGCTTCGCGGTGTGGTCTGCCGGACTGGAGAAGGAACTGCCGTGGCTGGCACAGCGGTTGGGGCTGATCGGCTCGTAGGCACTCGTCGCGGCGGAGAGGGATGGGATGACGGCGGCAGCGCACATACTGCGGGTGGGTTCGGCGTTGCCCGACCCGCCGTTCGAGTTCCGGGACGGCGGGGCTCCGGCGGGTTTCGATGTCGAGTTCACGCGGGCCGTCGCGCAGGTGCTCGGCCTCGAATGGTTGCTCGTCCCGTACCGGGGCACCGACTTCAACGGCATCTTCGATGCGCTGGCGGACGGTGAATTCGACTGCATCGCCTCGGGAACCACTGTGACGCCGCAGCGGAGGGCGCGCGCGGATTTCTGCGCTCCGTACCTCGTGTCGGGTCAGTCCCTCGCCGTCGACACGTCGCGGCATCCGGGAGTGCGCGGGGTGGACGACCTGGGCGGTCTCACCGTCGGTGTCCAGCACGGCAACACGAGTCAGCCGATCGTGGAGGGACTGGTTGCGGAGGGTCGCGCGGGCGCGATCCGGGTGTACGCGTACGACCGGATCGGGCAGGCTCTCGACGATCTGTCCTCGGGCGGGTGCGATGCCGTGATGAAGCTCGCGCCTGTCCTCACCTGGCTCGTCCGGGACCGCCCGCACGTGGAGGTGGTCGAACGAGGAATCTCCCGCGAGGAGATCGCTGTCGCTGTGCGCACGGGTGATGACGCGCTGCGCGAACGTATCGAGTCGGCGCAGGGCACCCTGGCCGCGGACGGCACCCTCGACCGGCTGAGGTCGACGTGGCTCGGGATCGGTGAAACGGACGGCGGCTCGTTCTGACCGGCACACCTGTCCAAGAATAGGAACGTGTTCTATATTTGCGGCAACCCTTTCTCTCAGTGACTGGAGTGCCCGGCATGTATGAGTGGTCAGATACCGACCTGATGTTCCGCGACGCGATCCGCGGTTTCATCGACAAGGAAATTCGACCGCACGTCGACAAGTTGGAGACCGGTGAGCTGCCTCCGTTCGACATCATCCGCAAACTCTTCGCCACCTTCGGTCTGGACGAGATGGCCCGTGATGCGCTGACGAAGTCGCTGGACCGCGAACGCAGTGGGGCCGCGTCCGGCGCGAAGGAAGAGAAGTCCGGCGGGCTCGGCGGTGCGGGCAGCATGGGCGTGATCATGAACGCCGAGTTGGCCGGCGTCAGCCTCGGGCTCGTCGCCTCGCTCGGGGTGAGCCTCGGGCTGGCGGCGGGCACCATCCGCAGTCGCGGGACGCTGGCGCAGAAGGAGCGGTGGCTGCCCGGCCTGGTCACGTTCGAGAAGGTCGGAGCGTGGGCCATCACCGAGCCCGACTCCGGCTCGGACGCGTTCGGCGGCATGAAGTCGTACGTGCGCCGCGACGGTGACGACTACATCCTCAACGGGCAGAAGACGTTCATCACCAACGGTCCCTACGCCGACGTCATCATCGTCTACGCGAAGCTCGACGAGGGAGACTCGTCCGTCGACCGCCGCGACCGGAAGGTTCTCGCCTTCGTCCTCGACGCGGGCATGGAGGGGCTCACTCAGGGTGCGCCGTTCAAGAAGATGGGCATGAACTCCTCGCCCACCGGAGAACTGTTCTTCGACAACGTGCGCCTCACCCGCGACCGTCTGCTCGGCGAGACGGAGGACGGCGGAAAGTCCGACGGCAAGTCCAGCGCGAAGGAGAGCTTCGCGGCCGAACGGATCGGCATCGCGTCGCTGTCGCTCGGGATCATCAACGAGTGTCACCGGCTGTGCATCGACTACGCCAAGTCCCGCAAGTTGTGGGGCAAGGAGATCGCCCAGTTCCAGCTCATCCAGCTCAAGCTCGCCGAGATGGAAATCGCCCGCATCAACGTGCAGAACATGGTCTTCAACGCCATCGAACGCACCGCGGCGGGCGATCAGGTGAGCCTCGCGGAGGCGTCGGCGATGAAGCTCTACTCCTCGCGGGCGGCTACGGAGGTGGCGATGGAGGCGGTGCAGTTG
This genomic interval carries:
- a CDS encoding acyl-CoA dehydrogenase family protein, which produces MYEWSDTDLMFRDAIRGFIDKEIRPHVDKLETGELPPFDIIRKLFATFGLDEMARDALTKSLDRERSGAASGAKEEKSGGLGGAGSMGVIMNAELAGVSLGLVASLGVSLGLAAGTIRSRGTLAQKERWLPGLVTFEKVGAWAITEPDSGSDAFGGMKSYVRRDGDDYILNGQKTFITNGPYADVIIVYAKLDEGDSSVDRRDRKVLAFVLDAGMEGLTQGAPFKKMGMNSSPTGELFFDNVRLTRDRLLGETEDGGKSDGKSSAKESFAAERIGIASLSLGIINECHRLCIDYAKSRKLWGKEIAQFQLIQLKLAEMEIARINVQNMVFNAIERTAAGDQVSLAEASAMKLYSSRAATEVAMEAVQLFGGNGYMAEYRVEQLARDAKSLMIYAGSNEIQVTHIAKGLLAM
- a CDS encoding ABC transporter substrate-binding protein → MTAAAHILRVGSALPDPPFEFRDGGAPAGFDVEFTRAVAQVLGLEWLLVPYRGTDFNGIFDALADGEFDCIASGTTVTPQRRARADFCAPYLVSGQSLAVDTSRHPGVRGVDDLGGLTVGVQHGNTSQPIVEGLVAEGRAGAIRVYAYDRIGQALDDLSSGGCDAVMKLAPVLTWLVRDRPHVEVVERGISREEIAVAVRTGDDALRERIESAQGTLAADGTLDRLRSTWLGIGETDGGSF